The following proteins are co-located in the Ancylothrix sp. D3o genome:
- the rplP gene encoding 50S ribosomal protein L16, producing the protein MLSPKRTKFRKQQRGRMTGIATRGSNINFGEFALQALEPCWITSRQIEASRRAMTRYIRRGGKIWIRIFPDKPVTMRAAETRMGSGKGSPEFWVAVVKPGRVLFEIGGVSEEIAREAMRLAAYKLPIKTKFITRQEEQS; encoded by the coding sequence ATGCTAAGTCCTAAAAGAACAAAATTCCGTAAGCAACAGCGCGGACGCATGACGGGGATTGCAACGCGAGGCAGTAACATCAACTTCGGGGAATTCGCCCTCCAAGCCCTCGAACCTTGCTGGATTACTTCCCGTCAAATCGAAGCCTCCCGTCGTGCCATGACCCGCTACATCCGCCGGGGTGGAAAAATCTGGATTCGGATCTTCCCAGATAAACCCGTCACCATGAGAGCCGCAGAAACCCGGATGGGTTCCGGTAAAGGTTCTCCCGAATTTTGGGTAGCAGTTGTCAAACCCGGTCGTGTACTGTTTGAAATTGGCGGAGTCAGCGAAGAAATTGCTCGTGAAGCAATGCGTCTAGCGGCTTATAAACTGCCAATCAAAACAAAATTCATCACTCGTCAAGAGGAGCAGAGCTAA
- the rpmC gene encoding 50S ribosomal protein L29 produces the protein MAFSKISDFQNLSDSEVEQQILAAKRELFQLRMQKATKQLEKPHLFKHTKHRLAQLHTLEAQRKQKAAQES, from the coding sequence ATGGCTTTCTCAAAAATCTCAGATTTCCAAAACCTCAGCGATTCGGAAGTCGAACAGCAAATTTTGGCAGCAAAGCGGGAACTCTTCCAATTACGGATGCAAAAAGCAACCAAACAATTAGAGAAACCCCACTTGTTTAAACATACAAAACATCGGCTGGCTCAACTTCATACCCTTGAAGCTCAAAGAAAACAAAAAGCCGCCCAAGAATCCTAA
- the rpsQ gene encoding 30S ribosomal protein S17, protein MAVKERVGFVVSDKMNKTVVVTIENRAPHTKYGKIMVRTKRYKAHDEENQCKEGDRVRIQETRPLSKTKRWQVVEILSSASQK, encoded by the coding sequence ATGGCAGTAAAAGAAAGAGTCGGCTTTGTCGTCAGCGACAAAATGAACAAAACCGTAGTGGTGACTATCGAAAACCGTGCGCCCCACACAAAATACGGCAAAATCATGGTTCGCACCAAACGCTACAAAGCCCACGATGAAGAAAATCAGTGCAAAGAAGGCGACCGGGTTCGCATCCAAGAAACCCGCCCTCTAAGCAAAACCAAACGCTGGCAAGTGGTCGAAATTCTCAGCAGCGCCTCCCAAAAATAA
- the rplN gene encoding 50S ribosomal protein L14, with amino-acid sequence MIQQETYLNVADNSGARKLMCIRVLGGNRTYANVGDIIVAVVKDAIPNMGVKKSDVVKAVIVRTRKGLRRESGMSIRFDDNAAVIINNDGNPKGTRVFGPVARELRDKNFTKIVSLAPEVL; translated from the coding sequence GTGATTCAACAAGAAACTTATCTCAACGTAGCCGACAATAGCGGAGCCAGAAAACTGATGTGCATCCGCGTCTTGGGAGGCAACCGCACTTATGCCAACGTCGGCGATATTATCGTCGCTGTTGTCAAAGATGCCATTCCCAATATGGGTGTCAAAAAATCCGATGTCGTCAAAGCTGTTATCGTCCGTACCCGCAAAGGATTACGTCGTGAAAGCGGCATGAGCATTCGCTTTGATGACAACGCCGCCGTGATTATCAACAACGATGGCAACCCCAAGGGAACCCGCGTATTTGGGCCAGTTGCCCGCGAACTTCGCGATAAAAACTTCACCAAAATTGTCTCCCTTGCACCAGAGGTGCTGTAA
- the rplX gene encoding 50S ribosomal protein L24, which yields MAKQNTSASVVRYKMHVKKGDTVQIITGKDKGKVGQITKVLPKKSAVVVEGVNVKTKHVKPQGEGESGKIINFEAPIHSSNVMLYSQSQKVASRISYTVTEDGRKVRMLKKTGEIID from the coding sequence ATGGCCAAACAAAATACAAGTGCTAGCGTCGTTCGCTACAAAATGCACGTCAAAAAAGGCGACACCGTGCAAATAATCACCGGCAAAGACAAAGGTAAAGTCGGACAAATTACTAAAGTTTTACCGAAAAAATCTGCCGTCGTTGTCGAAGGCGTTAACGTCAAAACCAAGCACGTTAAACCCCAAGGCGAAGGTGAATCAGGGAAAATCATCAACTTTGAAGCCCCCATCCATAGCTCCAATGTGATGCTCTATTCACAATCGCAAAAAGTCGCCAGCCGCATCTCTTACACCGTTACCGAAGACGGACGGAAAGTAAGAATGCTCAAAAAAACCGGCGAAATTATTGATTAG
- the rplE gene encoding 50S ribosomal protein L5, with protein MPDRLKTRYQETIVPKLMEQFNYGNIHQVPKVIKVTVNRGMGDAAQNAKAMEASLQEIGIITGQKPVVTRAKKAIAGFKIRQGMPVGIMVTLRGDRMYDFLDRLINLSLPRIRDFRGISPKSFDGRGNYTLGIREQLIFPEVEYDRVDQIRGMDISIITTANTDEEGRALLKEMGMPFRAS; from the coding sequence ATGCCAGATAGACTCAAAACACGCTACCAAGAAACGATTGTCCCGAAATTGATGGAGCAGTTTAATTACGGCAACATCCATCAAGTCCCCAAAGTGATTAAAGTCACCGTTAACCGGGGGATGGGAGATGCAGCCCAAAACGCTAAAGCGATGGAAGCATCCTTACAAGAAATTGGCATCATCACCGGCCAAAAACCGGTCGTGACTCGCGCCAAAAAAGCAATTGCCGGTTTCAAAATTCGTCAAGGAATGCCGGTCGGCATTATGGTCACACTTCGTGGAGACCGGATGTATGACTTTTTAGACCGTCTCATTAACCTCTCCTTGCCTCGCATTCGTGACTTTCGCGGCATCAGCCCCAAAAGCTTTGATGGTCGCGGAAACTACACCCTCGGCATCCGAGAGCAATTAATTTTTCCCGAAGTTGAATACGACAGAGTAGATCAAATTCGTGGCATGGACATCTCGATCATTACGACAGCAAACACTGACGAAGAGGGCCGCGCCTTGTTAAAGGAAATGGGTATGCCCTTTCGGGCTAGCTGA
- the rpsH gene encoding 30S ribosomal protein S8, translating into MAANDTIADMLTRIRNSCMARHETTKVPATKITRSIAQVLKDEGFIAEYEEAGEGVKKELVLSLKYKGKNRQPIINALKRVSKPGLRVYSNSKDLPKVLGGIGIAIISTSSGIMTDRQARSAGVGGEVLCYVW; encoded by the coding sequence ATGGCGGCAAACGACACAATTGCAGATATGCTCACGCGCATCCGAAATTCTTGCATGGCGCGGCATGAAACAACGAAAGTACCAGCAACAAAAATTACTCGCAGTATTGCCCAAGTCCTCAAAGACGAAGGTTTTATTGCCGAATATGAAGAAGCCGGCGAAGGAGTTAAAAAAGAATTGGTGCTTTCCTTGAAATACAAAGGAAAAAATCGTCAACCAATTATCAACGCCCTCAAACGAGTTAGTAAGCCAGGATTGCGCGTTTATTCTAACAGCAAAGACTTGCCTAAAGTTTTGGGTGGCATCGGTATTGCAATTATTTCCACCTCCAGTGGAATTATGACAGACCGACAAGCAAGATCAGCCGGCGTGGGTGGCGAAGTGCTTTGTTATGTGTGGTAA
- the rplF gene encoding 50S ribosomal protein L6 has product MSRIGKRPISIPSKVEVTINGQQVAVKGPKGTLSRVLPSEVAVEQEGETILVNRVNDSRPARQRHGLCRTLVSNMVEGVSTGFQKRLEIQGVGYRAAVQGKNLILNVGYSKPVEIEPPDGITVAVENNTNVIVSGIDKEIVGNTAARIRAVRPPEVYKGKGIRYAGEVVRRKVGKAGGKGKK; this is encoded by the coding sequence ATGTCTCGGATCGGAAAGCGCCCCATAAGCATCCCATCAAAGGTAGAAGTAACTATCAACGGGCAGCAGGTTGCAGTAAAGGGGCCAAAAGGTACTTTAAGCCGGGTTCTGCCCTCCGAAGTAGCCGTCGAACAGGAAGGCGAAACCATATTGGTTAACAGAGTGAACGACTCTCGGCCCGCCCGCCAGCGTCACGGCCTCTGCCGTACCCTGGTTTCTAACATGGTCGAAGGAGTCTCCACCGGCTTTCAAAAACGTTTAGAAATTCAAGGCGTTGGCTACCGCGCCGCCGTCCAAGGAAAAAACCTAATCCTTAACGTCGGATACAGCAAGCCAGTTGAAATTGAACCCCCCGACGGGATCACAGTCGCCGTCGAAAACAACACCAACGTCATCGTCAGCGGCATTGATAAAGAAATCGTCGGCAACACCGCCGCACGCATTCGCGCCGTTCGTCCCCCAGAAGTCTATAAAGGCAAAGGCATTCGCTATGCCGGTGAAGTCGTCAGACGGAAAGTTGGTAAGGCAGGAGGCAAAGGTAAGAAATGA
- the rplR gene encoding 50S ribosomal protein L18 has translation MKATRKASVQRRHQRVRRKVFGTSERPRLAVFRSNEHIYAQVIDDTKHHTLAAASTLEPDLRSSLSSGGNREASTQVGKLIAERAKAAGIEKVVFDRGGNLYHGRIQALAEAAREAGLDF, from the coding sequence ATGAAGGCAACACGCAAAGCATCTGTTCAACGTCGCCATCAGCGCGTGCGGCGTAAGGTATTCGGCACCTCGGAACGTCCCCGTTTGGCTGTGTTTCGCTCCAACGAACACATCTATGCTCAAGTTATTGACGACACCAAACATCACACCCTCGCTGCCGCTTCGACGCTTGAGCCAGACCTGCGCTCGTCCCTTAGCTCTGGTGGCAACCGGGAAGCCTCTACACAGGTTGGCAAGCTGATCGCCGAACGAGCCAAAGCTGCCGGTATTGAAAAAGTCGTCTTTGACCGGGGTGGCAACCTCTATCACGGTCGTATCCAAGCCCTTGCAGAAGCAGCCCGCGAAGCCGGTTTAGACTTCTAA
- the rpsE gene encoding 30S ribosomal protein S5, translated as MAEQQQPSRRSSSKKTNRTREKETEWQERVVQIRRVTKVVKGGKKLSFRAIVVVGNERGQVGVGVGKAADVISAVKKGVVDGKKHLVEVPLTKSNSIPHPINGAATGAKVMMRPAAPGTGVIAGGAVRTVLELAGVRNILAKQLGSNNPLNNARAAVDALSTLRTFSDVAEERGIPVERLLS; from the coding sequence ATGGCAGAACAACAGCAACCCTCACGCCGCAGCAGCAGCAAAAAAACCAACCGCACCCGCGAAAAAGAAACCGAATGGCAAGAGCGGGTTGTCCAAATCCGCCGCGTTACCAAAGTGGTCAAAGGCGGTAAAAAGCTCAGTTTCCGTGCCATCGTGGTTGTGGGCAACGAGCGCGGTCAAGTTGGGGTGGGTGTCGGCAAAGCCGCTGACGTGATCAGCGCCGTTAAAAAAGGCGTTGTAGACGGGAAAAAACACCTCGTTGAAGTCCCCCTCACCAAATCAAACTCTATCCCCCACCCCATCAACGGAGCCGCCACCGGCGCCAAAGTAATGATGCGTCCCGCTGCTCCGGGTACGGGTGTAATCGCCGGTGGTGCCGTGCGAACCGTCTTAGAACTCGCCGGTGTCCGTAACATTCTTGCCAAACAACTCGGCTCTAACAACCCCTTGAACAACGCTAGAGCAGCCGTTGACGCCCTCTCTACCCTCCGCACCTTCTCCGATGTGGCCGAAGAACGCGGAATCCCCGTCGAGCGGCTTCTATCATAG
- the rplO gene encoding 50S ribosomal protein L15 produces the protein MRLHSIAPKPGSKKRKRRLGRGVAAGQGASAGKGMRGQKSRSGGSTRPGFEGGQMPLYRRLPKLKHFTVINRKEYTIINVAKLASLPANTEVTLASLKEAGIVTGNNKNPLKILGTGDINVAINVKAAAFTASARTKIEAAGGSCVVITGRQ, from the coding sequence ATGAGATTGCACTCAATTGCCCCCAAACCGGGCTCCAAAAAACGCAAGCGCCGCCTGGGCCGGGGTGTTGCAGCCGGCCAAGGTGCCAGCGCCGGCAAAGGGATGCGCGGTCAGAAATCTAGATCCGGCGGCAGTACCCGCCCTGGTTTTGAAGGTGGCCAAATGCCCCTTTACCGCCGCTTACCGAAACTCAAACACTTTACCGTAATCAATCGGAAAGAATACACGATCATTAACGTTGCTAAGTTGGCCTCCTTGCCGGCCAATACCGAAGTTACCCTAGCTTCCCTCAAAGAAGCAGGCATTGTCACCGGCAACAACAAAAACCCCCTAAAAATCTTAGGAACCGGCGATATCAACGTCGCCATCAACGTTAAAGCAGCCGCCTTTACCGCTTCGGCCCGCACTAAAATAGAAGCTGCTGGTGGAAGTTGCGTTGTGATCACCGGCAGACAATAA
- the secY gene encoding preprotein translocase subunit SecY, whose protein sequence is MVVSRDKAPTAQETFMQMAQAAGLRGRLLVTIGLLLLVRLGIFLPVPGVDRAAFQANIQNSPLIGFLDFFSGGGIRTLGIFALGILPYINASIIIQLMTAAIPQLEDLQKNEGEAGRRKLSQYTRYIALVWAIIQSTGIALWIANSQAAVTPGPVFIVETVLALTAGSMFVMWVSELITERGIGNGASLLIFLNIVAVLPRSLGQTFELAQENAQRGNREVVGGVIILLIVFLIMIVGIVFVQEGTRRIPIISARRQVGRKLLRETKSYLPLRLNQGGVMPIIFASAVLVLPYSLAQFTRNPILIQVASYLSPSGPTPWLYVAFYLTLILFFSYFYASLIVNPVDMSQNLKKMGASIPGIRPGRATSEYVERVLNRLTFLGAIFLGLVAIVPTAVESATRVPTFQGLGATSLLILVGVAIDTAKQIQTYVISQRYEGMVKQ, encoded by the coding sequence ATGGTCGTCAGTCGAGATAAAGCTCCAACCGCTCAAGAAACCTTCATGCAGATGGCTCAAGCGGCTGGCCTCCGAGGCCGGCTGCTTGTCACAATTGGTCTGCTACTTTTAGTGCGCTTAGGAATCTTTTTACCAGTACCAGGGGTAGACCGCGCCGCATTTCAAGCCAATATCCAAAACAGCCCCTTAATCGGCTTTTTGGACTTTTTCTCTGGGGGGGGAATTCGCACCCTGGGCATTTTTGCCTTGGGAATTTTACCCTACATTAACGCCTCGATTATCATTCAATTGATGACCGCTGCGATTCCCCAGTTAGAAGATTTGCAGAAAAATGAAGGCGAAGCCGGTCGCCGGAAACTATCTCAATACACTCGTTATATCGCTCTAGTCTGGGCAATTATTCAAAGCACCGGCATCGCCCTGTGGATTGCTAATTCCCAAGCCGCCGTCACACCAGGGCCTGTTTTTATTGTTGAAACCGTCCTTGCCCTCACCGCCGGCTCAATGTTTGTGATGTGGGTGTCGGAATTGATTACCGAACGCGGCATTGGCAACGGTGCATCTTTGTTAATCTTCCTCAACATTGTGGCCGTCTTACCCCGGTCTTTAGGACAAACTTTTGAACTTGCCCAAGAAAACGCTCAGCGTGGAAACAGGGAAGTCGTTGGCGGCGTAATTATCCTGTTGATAGTTTTCTTGATTATGATTGTCGGTATTGTCTTTGTACAAGAAGGCACTCGCCGCATTCCAATCATTTCAGCCCGCCGACAAGTAGGCCGCAAACTGTTACGAGAAACAAAAAGCTATCTACCGCTGCGCCTCAATCAAGGCGGCGTTATGCCAATTATTTTTGCTTCCGCCGTTTTAGTTTTACCCTACTCTCTGGCTCAGTTCACTCGCAATCCAATTTTAATTCAAGTTGCAAGTTACCTAAGCCCCAGTGGCCCGACACCTTGGCTTTATGTAGCTTTTTATTTGACGCTGATTTTGTTTTTCAGCTATTTCTATGCTTCGCTGATTGTGAATCCGGTTGATATGTCTCAAAACTTAAAGAAAATGGGCGCTAGTATCCCCGGTATTCGCCCTGGACGGGCAACCAGTGAATATGTGGAAAGAGTTTTGAACCGGCTTACGTTTTTGGGTGCGATTTTCTTAGGTTTGGTGGCAATTGTGCCAACCGCTGTAGAAAGCGCTACTCGCGTTCCAACCTTTCAAGGACTCGGCGCAACTTCACTGTTGATCTTGGTCGGCGTGGCAATTGATACGGCAAAACAAATTCAGACTTATGTGATTTCTCAGCGCTACGAAGGAATGGTGAAGCAGTAG
- a CDS encoding adenylate kinase codes for MTRLIFLGPPGAGKGTQAIKLAQACGLAHISTGDMLRASVAQNTPLGEKAKGYMDRGELVPDALILDMVRERLSQPDTKSGWILDGFPRNVNQAGFLDQLLAEIKQGCDRVVNLDVPDDVLIARLVLRGQQQGRSDDNEETIRRRLQVYRDQTAPLIDYYTQRQQLVVVDGDQPMQEVTAQLQKVIED; via the coding sequence GTGACGCGATTGATTTTTTTAGGCCCACCTGGTGCCGGTAAAGGCACCCAAGCTATAAAGCTGGCTCAAGCTTGTGGGCTTGCTCATATTTCTACCGGCGATATGTTACGCGCTTCGGTTGCCCAAAATACGCCCCTTGGCGAAAAGGCAAAAGGCTATATGGATCGCGGCGAGTTAGTTCCTGATGCGTTGATTTTGGATATGGTACGGGAACGTCTTTCTCAGCCAGATACCAAAAGCGGTTGGATTTTAGATGGGTTTCCGCGCAACGTTAATCAAGCTGGCTTTCTTGATCAACTGCTTGCAGAAATCAAACAAGGTTGTGACCGTGTTGTGAATTTGGATGTGCCTGATGATGTCTTGATTGCTCGTCTGGTTTTGCGAGGACAACAACAAGGGCGCAGTGATGATAACGAAGAGACAATCCGCCGGCGTTTGCAAGTTTACCGAGACCAAACCGCGCCGCTGATTGATTATTACACTCAGCGTCAACAGTTGGTGGTTGTCGATGGCGACCAACCTATGCAGGAAGTGACTGCTCAACTGCAAAAAGTGATTGAAGATTAA
- the infA gene encoding translation initiation factor IF-1 codes for MSKQDLIEMEGTVTESLPNAMFRVDLDNGFNVLAHISGKIRRNYIKILPGDRVKVELTPYDLTKGRITYRLRKK; via the coding sequence TTGTCTAAACAAGATTTGATTGAAATGGAAGGAACGGTCACAGAATCATTGCCAAATGCGATGTTTCGGGTAGACCTAGACAACGGTTTTAACGTTTTGGCTCACATTTCAGGGAAAATCCGGCGTAATTACATCAAAATTTTGCCCGGAGACCGTGTAAAAGTCGAGCTAACTCCCTATGACTTGACCAAAGGTAGAATTACTTACCGGCTTCGCAAGAAATAG
- the rpmJ gene encoding 50S ribosomal protein L36 codes for MKVRASVKKICEKCRVIRRRGRVMVICSNPKHKQRQG; via the coding sequence ATGAAAGTTAGAGCATCTGTCAAGAAAATCTGTGAAAAATGCCGTGTCATCCGTCGGCGAGGTCGGGTGATGGTAATTTGTTCTAACCCGAAACACAAACAACGTCAAGGTTAG
- the rpsM gene encoding 30S ribosomal protein S13, whose translation MARIAGVDLPRDKRVEIGLTYIYGIGLSLSQRILATTGVNPDTRVKDLSDADVAALREAVESDYQVEGDLRRWESMNIKRLMDIGTYRGRRHRLGLPVRGQRTRTNARTRRGVRRTVAGKKKAAAKK comes from the coding sequence GTGGCACGGATTGCCGGGGTAGACCTACCACGCGATAAGCGCGTCGAAATTGGTCTGACCTACATCTATGGAATTGGACTGTCTTTGTCCCAAAGAATTTTAGCAACCACAGGGGTAAATCCAGATACCCGCGTTAAGGATCTTAGTGATGCTGATGTGGCTGCCTTACGGGAAGCAGTGGAAAGCGACTACCAGGTAGAGGGCGACTTGCGCCGCTGGGAGTCGATGAACATTAAACGCCTGATGGATATTGGCACCTATCGGGGACGGCGGCATCGTTTGGGACTGCCCGTGCGTGGCCAAAGAACTCGGACAAACGCGCGCACCCGTCGTGGTGTGAGAAGAACCGTTGCGGGTAAGAAAAAAGCCGCAGCCAAGAAATAA
- the rpsK gene encoding 30S ribosomal protein S11 → MARQTPKKSTSKKQKRNVPNGMAYIQSTFNNTIVTITDQNGEVISWASAGSSGFKGAKKGTPFAAQTAAESAGRRANDQGMRQVEVMVTGPGAGRETAIRALQGAGLEITLIRDITPIPHNGCRPPKRRRV, encoded by the coding sequence ATGGCGCGACAAACACCCAAAAAATCGACGAGTAAGAAACAAAAACGGAATGTACCAAACGGCATGGCGTACATTCAGTCTACCTTTAACAACACGATTGTCACGATTACCGACCAAAACGGCGAGGTAATTTCCTGGGCAAGTGCGGGTTCTTCGGGGTTTAAAGGAGCGAAAAAAGGTACTCCTTTTGCAGCCCAAACAGCAGCCGAAAGCGCCGGTCGCCGTGCTAACGACCAAGGAATGCGCCAAGTAGAAGTGATGGTCACCGGGCCAGGAGCGGGCCGGGAAACAGCAATTCGGGCGTTACAAGGGGCCGGTTTGGAAATTACGCTGATTCGGGACATTACCCCTATTCCTCATAACGGTTGCCGTCCGCCCAAGCGCCGACGCGTTTAG
- a CDS encoding DNA-directed RNA polymerase subunit alpha yields the protein MAQFQIECVESITERNQGQYGKFVIEPLDRGQGTTVGNALRRVLLSNLEGAAVTAVRIAGVTHEFATISGVREDVLEIILNMKEIVLRSSSSQPQIGRFVADGPTTVAAAQFDLPPEVQVVDPSQYVATLAENSRLEMEFRIEKGRGYRAVDRSRDDSGSIDFLQIDAIFMPVRKVNYSVEDARIGGSIEKDRLIMDIWTNGSISPQEAISQAANILVDLFSPLKDINLETLDKSDDYSEDPTSQIPIEELQLSVRAYNCLKRAQINSVADLLDYTQEDLLEIKNFGLKSAEEVIEALQKRLGITLPKEKSAKQG from the coding sequence GTGGCGCAGTTTCAGATTGAGTGTGTAGAATCCATTACCGAAAGAAACCAGGGGCAATACGGAAAATTTGTTATCGAGCCTCTGGATCGGGGCCAAGGAACCACAGTAGGCAACGCCTTGCGGCGCGTTCTGCTGTCTAACTTGGAAGGGGCAGCGGTGACGGCGGTTCGCATTGCCGGTGTTACTCATGAGTTTGCCACCATTTCGGGGGTACGCGAAGATGTGCTTGAGATTATCCTGAATATGAAGGAGATCGTTTTAAGGAGCAGTTCTTCGCAGCCCCAAATTGGCCGGTTTGTAGCAGATGGGCCCACAACCGTTGCAGCCGCTCAGTTTGACTTGCCGCCTGAAGTCCAGGTGGTCGATCCGAGCCAGTATGTTGCCACCCTCGCCGAAAACAGCAGACTGGAAATGGAATTTCGCATCGAAAAAGGACGAGGATACCGGGCGGTTGATCGCAGCCGTGATGACAGCGGATCTATTGACTTTTTGCAAATTGATGCAATTTTTATGCCGGTTCGCAAAGTCAATTACAGTGTAGAAGATGCCCGTATAGGCGGTTCCATTGAAAAAGACCGCTTAATCATGGACATCTGGACAAATGGCAGCATTTCACCCCAAGAAGCGATTTCGCAAGCCGCTAATATCTTGGTAGATTTGTTCAGCCCGCTCAAAGATATCAACCTCGAAACTCTCGATAAATCAGACGACTACAGCGAAGATCCCACCAGTCAAATACCAATTGAAGAATTACAGCTATCTGTACGAGCTTATAACTGCCTCAAACGAGCGCAAATTAACTCTGTTGCAGATTTGCTTGACTACACTCAAGAAGATTTGCTGGAGATCAAAAACTTTGGTCTCAAGTCCGCTGAAGAAGTGATCGAAGCTTTGCAAAAGCGTTTGGGGATTACGCTTCCCAAAGAAAAATCCGCTAAACAAGGCTAA
- the rplQ gene encoding 50S ribosomal protein L17 — protein MRHGCRIHQLGKPADQRKALVRALTTELIRHGRITTTKARARAVREEADRIITLAKLGTLAARRRAIGFIYDKQLVHALFEQVGERYGNRNGGYTRILRTMPRRGDNAEMAIIELL, from the coding sequence ATGCGTCACGGTTGTAGAATTCACCAACTAGGTAAACCCGCAGATCAGCGCAAAGCTTTGGTGCGAGCGCTGACCACTGAATTGATTCGTCATGGCCGGATCACCACTACCAAGGCTCGCGCTCGCGCAGTCCGCGAAGAAGCTGACCGGATCATCACCTTGGCCAAACTAGGTACTCTGGCTGCTCGTCGTAGAGCGATTGGTTTTATCTACGATAAACAACTTGTTCATGCCCTTTTTGAGCAAGTTGGCGAACGCTACGGCAATCGGAACGGCGGTTATACCCGTATTTTACGGACGATGCCTAGACGGGGCGATAATGCCGAAATGGCAATTATTGAACTGCTCTAA
- the truA gene encoding tRNA pseudouridine(38-40) synthase TruA, with amino-acid sequence MDSGQETANSRRIALVLQYQGTDFYGWQRQANNQRTVQEEIEKVLQVIENRPVTLHAAGRTDTGVHAAAQVAHFDATGPIPGHRWAAVLNNRLPKDILVRASAEVNSEWHARFSAISRRYRYSLYTDPQPNLFVKPWTWHYYHAPLDETLIQRALNELLGNHHLAAFHRAGSKRKHSWVEVQEAISYRDGPFVHIEVQANGFLYGMMRLLVGMLVQVGRKERSLENFRDLWMAERREEVKYAAPACGLCLLRVTYPDFPFSPEIWYDSMPKFTIGKG; translated from the coding sequence ATGGACAGCGGACAAGAAACAGCGAACTCCAGGCGCATTGCTCTGGTACTTCAATATCAAGGCACTGATTTTTATGGCTGGCAGCGCCAAGCCAATAATCAGCGGACAGTGCAAGAAGAAATTGAAAAAGTCTTGCAAGTCATTGAGAACCGACCGGTGACTCTCCACGCTGCCGGTCGCACGGATACGGGGGTTCACGCAGCCGCACAAGTGGCTCATTTTGATGCCACCGGCCCGATCCCCGGCCACCGCTGGGCAGCCGTTCTCAATAACCGTCTGCCAAAAGATATTTTAGTGCGGGCCTCCGCTGAGGTTAACTCAGAATGGCACGCTCGTTTCTCGGCAATTTCCCGCCGCTACCGTTACAGCCTCTACACAGACCCTCAACCTAATTTGTTTGTGAAGCCCTGGACTTGGCACTATTATCACGCTCCTCTGGATGAAACTCTCATCCAAAGGGCGTTAAACGAACTTTTGGGGAATCACCACTTGGCGGCTTTTCATCGGGCCGGCAGTAAACGCAAACATTCGTGGGTTGAAGTTCAAGAAGCGATATCGTACAGAGACGGGCCGTTTGTTCATATTGAAGTACAAGCAAATGGTTTTCTGTATGGAATGATGCGCTTGCTGGTGGGAATGTTAGTGCAAGTAGGCCGCAAAGAGCGAAGTTTAGAAAATTTTCGTGATTTGTGGATGGCTGAACGGCGAGAAGAAGTAAAATACGCTGCTCCTGCCTGCGGTTTGTGTTTGCTACGAGTCACTTATCCAGACTTTCCTTTCTCGCCTGAAATCTGGTACGACTCGATGCCTAAATTTACTATTGGTAAAGGGTAA